Proteins from a single region of Sordaria macrospora chromosome 7, complete sequence:
- a CDS encoding 60S ribosomal protein eL13, with the protein MAIKHNQQIPNNHFRKDWQRRVRCHFDQAGKKASRRVARQAKAAALAPRPVDKLRPIVRCPTVKYNRRTRLGRGFSLAELKAAGIPKLLAPTIGISVDPRRANLSEESLAANVERLKAYKARLVVFPRKSNKPKKADTPKDQQAGETIKSVAAAFGVESPIVSGFKEINKSELPSNVEGGAFRALRKARSDAKLVGVREKRAKDKAAAEAEKSK; encoded by the exons ATG GCGATCAAGCACAACCAGCAGATTCCCAACAACC ATTTCCGCAAGGATTGGCAGAGGCGCGTCAGGTGCCACTTCGACCAG GCTGGCAAGAAGGCTTCCCGCCGTGTCGCTCGCCAGgccaaggctgctgctcttgcccCTCGCCCGGTTGACAAGCTCCGCCCCATTGTCCGGTGCCC CACTGTCAAGTATAACCGCCGCACCCGCCTCGGCCGTGGTTTCTCCCTCGCTGAGCTCAAG GCTGCTGGTATCCCCAAGCTCCTTGCTCCCACCATCGGTATCTCGGTTGACCCCCGCCGCGCCAACCTCTCCGAGGAGTCCCTTGCCGCCAATGTCGAGCGCCTGAAGGCCTACAAGGCCcgcctcgtcgtcttcccccgcaagtccaacaagcccaagaaggccgatACCCCCAAGGACCAGCAGGCCGGCGAGACCATCAAGAGCGTCGCCGCTGCTTTCGGCGTCGAGTCCCCCATCGTCTCCGGCTTCAAGGAGATCAACAAGTCCGAGCTCCCCTCCAACGTCGAGGGTGGTGCTTTCCGCGCCCTCCGCAAGGCTCGCTCCGACGCCAAGCTCGTTGGTGTCCGCGAGAAGCgcgccaaggacaaggctgctgccgaggccgagaagagcaAGTAA